One stretch of Rosistilla oblonga DNA includes these proteins:
- a CDS encoding glycosyltransferase, translated as MIAIVLASLCLLLTGIPAAMIAWNLCCFRRLSTQVDDRPTPVSVLVPARDEAAGIAATLERLLASEGVDLEVVVLDDDSQDTTTAIVAGIAEKDSRLRIAPGDELPRDWNGKQFACWQLSKLARHDRLLFLDADVHVEPDAIARLSHCMDRRAGQPQSLALLSGFPHQETVGWIETAIVPLMHFVLLGFLPIWRMQRVTDPAYAAGCGQMFMTDRQAYELAGGHAAIARSRHDGIKLPRAYRQAELMTDVIDGTDLASVRMYRSGAEVFDGVIKNADEALARPALIVPVTLFCLAPLAAAIAMIGFAIAGAWIASAIAAFAFCIATLSRVASVRRFRQPLASAWLHPFALVLFAGLQWIALWRHSRGRRVAWRGRIES; from the coding sequence GTGATCGCGATCGTCTTGGCTAGCCTCTGTTTGTTGTTGACGGGCATTCCCGCCGCAATGATCGCTTGGAATCTCTGCTGCTTCCGCCGCTTGTCGACGCAGGTCGACGATCGTCCAACGCCGGTCAGCGTGTTGGTCCCGGCGCGAGACGAAGCCGCGGGGATCGCGGCGACCTTGGAACGTCTGTTGGCTAGCGAAGGCGTCGATCTGGAAGTCGTTGTCCTGGACGACGATTCCCAAGACACGACAACAGCGATTGTTGCAGGGATCGCCGAAAAGGACTCGCGACTGCGGATCGCCCCCGGTGACGAGTTGCCACGCGATTGGAACGGCAAGCAGTTTGCCTGTTGGCAGCTATCGAAGCTGGCTCGCCACGACCGATTGTTGTTTTTGGATGCCGATGTCCATGTCGAACCCGACGCGATCGCTAGGCTTTCGCATTGCATGGACCGTCGCGCCGGCCAGCCGCAATCACTGGCACTTTTAAGCGGCTTCCCGCACCAGGAAACCGTCGGCTGGATCGAAACGGCGATCGTACCGCTGATGCATTTTGTCCTGCTGGGATTCTTGCCGATCTGGCGAATGCAACGCGTCACCGATCCCGCCTACGCCGCGGGCTGCGGGCAGATGTTCATGACCGACCGCCAAGCGTATGAATTGGCGGGCGGTCACGCCGCGATCGCTCGATCGCGGCACGATGGGATCAAATTGCCGAGAGCGTATCGGCAGGCGGAGTTGATGACCGACGTGATCGATGGGACCGATCTGGCGAGCGTTCGGATGTACCGCAGCGGGGCGGAGGTGTTTGATGGCGTGATCAAAAACGCCGACGAAGCGCTCGCCCGCCCGGCGTTGATCGTCCCGGTGACGCTCTTCTGCTTGGCGCCGCTCGCCGCGGCGATTGCCATGATCGGGTTTGCGATCGCGGGAGCATGGATTGCCAGTGCGATCGCGGCGTTTGCTTTTTGTATCGCAACGCTGTCGCGAGTCGCTTCGGTCCGTCGGTTTCGCCAGCCGCTGGCCTCGGCTTGGCTGCATCCCTTTGCGTTGGTGCTGTTTGCCGGACTGCAATGGATCGCGTTGTGGCGGCACAGTCGCGGACGCCGAGTCGCCTGGCGCGGCCGTATCGAATCTTAG
- a CDS encoding lysophospholipid acyltransferase family protein: MSETPTNPPVPEISRFLLRGFRRYSRRMIRKQFHAVAMLREGLAAARGIAPDQPLIVYGNHPGWWDPLAAHLVCEICFPDRDFFAPIDAAALQRYRILARLGFYPLEMGTATGAANFLRCSRAILDRPAASLWLTPEGRFCDPRDRSAELMPGLAHLCSRFERGAIVPLAIEYPFWEERLPEMLMALGDPIDVAAHREMSKSDWRELLAQRLRATQDQLARVAIDRDTEALEIVLRGGRGSGAGYDLARRFRSLLSGTRYQASHGGKLQ; the protein is encoded by the coding sequence ATGAGCGAGACGCCCACAAACCCGCCGGTTCCCGAGATCAGCCGCTTCCTGTTGCGCGGCTTCCGTCGCTACAGTCGGCGGATGATTCGTAAGCAGTTCCACGCGGTGGCGATGCTGCGCGAGGGCCTTGCTGCAGCCCGTGGTATCGCGCCGGATCAACCGTTGATCGTTTACGGAAACCATCCTGGATGGTGGGACCCGTTGGCCGCGCACCTCGTTTGCGAGATCTGCTTTCCCGATCGCGACTTCTTCGCTCCGATCGATGCGGCGGCGCTACAGCGTTACCGGATCCTCGCTCGCTTGGGCTTTTACCCGTTGGAAATGGGGACTGCCACGGGTGCTGCAAACTTTCTTCGCTGCAGTCGTGCGATCTTGGATCGCCCCGCCGCTTCGCTCTGGTTGACTCCCGAAGGCCGCTTCTGCGACCCTCGCGATCGCTCCGCCGAACTGATGCCCGGCCTGGCTCATTTGTGCAGCCGATTCGAACGAGGCGCGATCGTCCCGTTGGCGATCGAGTACCCGTTTTGGGAAGAACGACTTCCCGAAATGCTGATGGCGCTCGGCGATCCGATCGACGTTGCGGCGCATCGCGAGATGAGCAAGTCGGACTGGAGAGAATTGTTGGCGCAGCGGCTTCGCGCGACGCAAGATCAGCTCGCCCGCGTGGCGATCGATCGCGATACCGAAGCTCTGGAGATCGTGCTTCGCGGCGGGCGTGGTAGCGGAGCGGGATACGACCTGGCGCGGCGATTCCGATCGCTGCTGAGCGGTACGCGGTACCAAGCTTCTCATGGCGGAAAATTACAGTGA
- a CDS encoding UbiA family prenyltransferase, with product MLEIIKIARPGFWPTHVWFYLLPFAGRDMFGSIPFWLGCFYVSFPLGLLLYGWNDLGDYVSDRCNPRKDSWLFGGRPDAAMRRRLPWIIAAVQVPFLIAFVIIGGWWMLLWFAAVLLTNATYNTLGFKRLPVLDLMNQIGYLLIFLLGSWLCGVPQLNAATMVFSALFAMQSHLFGQLMDIEEDRIAERHNTAITLGAVPSKWLLVGIMLVEVAISWTYFQSPIVAGFMFAGAIFFSLDALAGPKQYPPLFTKLFFVAWNLIVIATMHFVWRYGVFLVD from the coding sequence ATGCTGGAAATCATCAAAATCGCTCGGCCTGGATTCTGGCCGACGCATGTCTGGTTCTACCTGTTGCCCTTTGCGGGGCGCGACATGTTCGGATCGATCCCGTTTTGGCTCGGCTGTTTCTACGTCAGCTTTCCTCTTGGCTTGCTGTTGTATGGTTGGAACGACCTGGGCGACTACGTCAGCGATCGCTGCAACCCGCGAAAGGACAGCTGGCTGTTTGGCGGACGGCCCGACGCGGCGATGCGGCGTCGTCTGCCATGGATCATCGCCGCGGTGCAGGTCCCGTTTCTGATCGCGTTTGTGATCATCGGCGGTTGGTGGATGCTGCTCTGGTTCGCCGCGGTGCTACTGACCAACGCGACCTACAACACGCTCGGATTTAAACGCCTGCCGGTCTTGGATCTGATGAATCAGATCGGCTACCTATTGATCTTTCTGCTGGGCAGTTGGCTCTGTGGCGTGCCTCAGTTGAATGCGGCGACGATGGTCTTCAGCGCGTTGTTTGCGATGCAGAGTCATCTGTTTGGCCAGTTGATGGATATCGAAGAGGACCGCATCGCCGAGCGTCATAACACCGCGATCACGCTCGGCGCGGTCCCGTCGAAGTGGTTGTTGGTCGGGATCATGCTGGTCGAGGTCGCGATCTCGTGGACCTACTTCCAATCGCCGATCGTCGCGGGATTCATGTTCGCCGGCGCGATCTTCTTCAGCCTCGATGCACTCGCCGGCCCCAAACAATACCCGCCCCTGTTCACCAAGCTCTTTTTCGTCGCCTGGAACCTAATCGTGATCGCCACGATGCACTTCGTCTGGCGCTATGGCGTCTTCTTAGTCGATTGA
- a CDS encoding B12-binding domain-containing radical SAM protein, whose amino-acid sequence MATIAIVNPLFEVSYWGMEHAQAIMGTRANMPVASLPLLAALTPEEHDVTLIDENVEPLDFDRLAQFDIVGVTGMSVQRFRMDEIIQELKSRGVFVALGGPWVTVEEDYFHGLPDVIFVGEAETTWPQFLEEWKTGDHQKRYEQTDRTDMTTVPTPRHDLLKNKHYMFGSLQFSRGCPFQCEFCDIIVTFGRKPRIKLASQIINELECLRSEGMRIAFIVDDNLIGNKRGIKPVLEEVAQWQERNGYPLAFMTEASLDLCEDEELMELMARCNIQAVFIGIESPNEESLKETKKFQNVRERGGTLLEKIHQIQDFGIEVWCGLIVGFDNDKPDIFAMQTKFLKESRIALAMVGLLHAIPKTPLHARLQQEGRLDLNDDQPFGTNVIPKQMSRETLRAGYMKTMFDAYTPDVYFDRLDQLYIQDRFRLRAFETEAFRKRPLMRLRHATFYTVGFGVLFWKLMRGTPDRGLRKIYRQRIFNLVRHRFTNPSVCFYYLTKCAMHYHQHKMTQQMIEHPDTFVSTIGKSMRTRREATIEQQAPLPVLRNDPPQTASAAECPPHAARSHSR is encoded by the coding sequence ATGGCTACGATTGCGATCGTCAATCCGCTGTTTGAAGTGTCGTATTGGGGAATGGAACACGCTCAAGCGATCATGGGGACGCGAGCGAACATGCCGGTCGCCAGCCTGCCGCTGCTGGCGGCGCTGACGCCCGAAGAGCACGACGTCACGCTGATCGATGAAAATGTCGAACCGCTCGACTTCGATCGACTCGCCCAATTCGATATAGTCGGCGTCACGGGGATGAGCGTCCAGCGGTTCCGGATGGACGAGATCATCCAGGAATTAAAATCCCGCGGCGTCTTTGTCGCTCTCGGCGGCCCCTGGGTGACGGTCGAAGAGGATTACTTCCACGGCTTGCCCGATGTGATCTTTGTCGGCGAAGCGGAAACGACTTGGCCCCAGTTTCTCGAAGAATGGAAAACGGGAGACCACCAAAAACGCTACGAACAGACCGATCGGACCGACATGACGACGGTCCCCACCCCGCGGCACGATCTGCTGAAAAACAAACACTACATGTTTGGCAGCCTGCAATTCTCCCGCGGCTGTCCGTTCCAGTGCGAGTTCTGCGACATCATCGTCACCTTCGGCCGCAAGCCGCGGATCAAACTCGCCTCGCAGATCATTAACGAACTGGAGTGCCTGCGCAGCGAAGGGATGCGGATCGCATTTATCGTCGACGACAATCTGATCGGGAATAAGCGTGGCATTAAACCGGTGCTGGAAGAGGTCGCCCAGTGGCAGGAGCGAAACGGATACCCGCTGGCTTTTATGACCGAAGCTTCGTTGGACCTCTGTGAAGACGAAGAGCTGATGGAATTGATGGCCCGCTGCAACATCCAAGCTGTCTTTATCGGAATCGAAAGCCCCAACGAGGAATCGCTCAAGGAGACGAAGAAATTTCAAAACGTCCGCGAGCGAGGCGGCACGCTGCTGGAAAAGATTCACCAGATTCAAGACTTCGGGATCGAGGTCTGGTGCGGGCTGATCGTCGGATTCGACAACGACAAGCCCGACATCTTTGCGATGCAGACGAAGTTCTTGAAAGAATCGCGGATCGCGTTGGCGATGGTCGGGCTGTTGCATGCGATTCCCAAGACGCCGCTGCACGCCAGGCTGCAGCAGGAGGGACGGTTGGATCTGAACGACGACCAGCCTTTTGGGACCAATGTGATCCCAAAACAGATGTCACGCGAAACGCTCCGCGCCGGATACATGAAGACGATGTTCGACGCGTATACGCCCGACGTCTACTTCGACCGCTTGGACCAACTGTACATCCAAGACCGCTTCCGGCTGAGAGCTTTCGAAACCGAAGCGTTCCGCAAACGGCCCCTGATGCGCCTGCGGCACGCCACGTTTTATACCGTCGGCTTTGGCGTCCTGTTTTGGAAATTGATGCGTGGCACTCCCGATCGGGGCCTCCGCAAAATCTATCGCCAGCGGATATTCAACCTTGTCAGGCATCGTTTCACCAACCCTTCGGTCTGTTTCTATTACCTCACCAAGTGTGCGATGCACTACCATCAACACAAGATGACCCAACAGATGATCGAACATCCGGACACCTTCGTTTCGACGATTGGAAAGTCGATGCGCACCCGTCGCGAAGCTACAATAGAGCAGCAGGCTCCGCTGCCGGTTTTGAGGAACGATCCGCCGCAAACCGCATCCGCCGCTGAATGTCCGCCGCACGCGGCACGATCCCACTCACGTTGA
- a CDS encoding S9 family peptidase, protein MTSRFAYLGLLAALCLHVAVASAKSPDAAKPALLSVDQIYGSSEFSARSFSGDWLPEGHRYTKRLPTSDGSSDKGIVAIDASDKHRDVLVPAGSLIPAGQTKPLDVASFSFSADQSRVLIFTNTRRVWRRHTRGDYWVLDRSARTLKKLGGDRPEATLMFAKFSPDGQSVAWVHERNIYVESLLTGEIRQVTKTASDKIINGTADWVNEEELGIRDGFRWSPDGSRIAYWQFDTTGVPTMTMINNTRQMYPQTITFPYPKTGQQNSACRVGVVDIKTAETKWIELGDPRQHYIARIMWAPRRERPGDGEPVDRMAPPAVDTASPDDLVLQEFNRLQNENRVIVWNVDSNRMRTVLTETDAAWVDVHDEMFWLDDATRFTWISEHDGWRRVYLASRDGQALTPITPAGIDAIELLGIDETQGLAYVIASPENATQRYLYTASLTGNQWQRLTPADQPGTHRYQLSADRKFAFHTYSTLNTPPQTDLISLPDHQRIEMLEANDALRKKLAKRKLPKAELFRVAIDDGVELDAWCINPPNHKLRKKYPLLIYVYGEPAGTTVRDRWGGSSFLWHQMLAQQGYVVISIDNRGTPQPRGRDWRKSIYRKIGINAPLDQAAAVRQILKDRKDIDPDRVGIWGWSGGGSMSLCAIFKFPDLYKTAIAIAPVPNHRYYDTIYQERYMGLPSDNVDGYQEGSPITHAHKLEGNLLLIHGTGDDNCHYATSEMLINELIRHNKPFDMWAYPNRSHSISEGKNTTRHLRALMTRYLNDKLPAGGR, encoded by the coding sequence ATGACTTCACGTTTTGCCTACCTCGGCCTGCTGGCTGCTCTTTGTCTCCACGTCGCAGTGGCATCCGCCAAGTCGCCCGACGCTGCCAAACCGGCGTTGTTGAGCGTCGATCAGATCTATGGTTCCAGCGAGTTTTCAGCCCGTTCGTTTTCAGGCGACTGGCTCCCCGAAGGGCATCGCTATACCAAGCGGTTGCCGACCTCCGACGGTTCATCCGACAAAGGGATCGTCGCGATCGATGCCAGTGACAAGCATCGCGATGTCTTGGTCCCTGCCGGCAGCCTGATTCCCGCGGGACAGACGAAGCCGTTGGACGTCGCATCGTTCTCTTTTTCCGCAGACCAATCACGCGTGCTGATCTTCACCAACACTCGCCGCGTTTGGCGACGCCACACCCGCGGCGATTATTGGGTGCTGGATCGATCGGCGCGAACGCTGAAGAAGCTCGGCGGCGATCGCCCCGAGGCGACGTTGATGTTTGCCAAATTCTCTCCCGACGGGCAGAGTGTCGCTTGGGTTCACGAGCGGAATATCTATGTCGAAAGCTTGCTGACGGGCGAGATCCGGCAAGTGACGAAGACCGCCTCGGACAAGATCATCAACGGAACAGCCGACTGGGTCAACGAAGAGGAGCTGGGGATTCGCGACGGGTTCCGTTGGAGTCCCGATGGATCGCGGATCGCGTACTGGCAATTCGATACTACCGGCGTGCCGACGATGACGATGATCAACAACACGCGGCAGATGTATCCTCAAACGATCACCTTCCCCTATCCGAAAACCGGCCAACAGAACTCCGCATGTCGCGTTGGCGTCGTCGATATCAAAACCGCCGAAACGAAGTGGATCGAATTGGGCGATCCACGCCAACACTACATCGCTCGGATCATGTGGGCTCCGCGTCGCGAACGTCCTGGCGATGGGGAACCGGTCGACCGCATGGCACCTCCCGCTGTCGACACCGCATCGCCCGATGACCTGGTATTGCAAGAATTCAATCGATTGCAAAACGAAAACCGAGTGATTGTTTGGAATGTGGATTCGAATCGCATGCGAACGGTACTCACCGAAACCGACGCCGCCTGGGTCGATGTGCACGACGAAATGTTCTGGCTCGACGATGCCACGCGTTTCACCTGGATCAGCGAACACGACGGATGGCGACGCGTCTACCTAGCCTCGCGCGACGGCCAAGCGTTGACACCGATCACGCCCGCAGGAATCGATGCGATCGAGTTGTTGGGGATCGACGAGACACAGGGGCTCGCTTATGTGATCGCCTCGCCCGAGAACGCCACCCAGCGGTACTTGTACACCGCATCGCTGACCGGCAACCAATGGCAACGGTTGACGCCAGCGGATCAACCGGGAACGCATCGCTACCAACTGTCAGCCGATCGCAAGTTCGCCTTCCACACCTATTCGACACTCAACACGCCGCCGCAGACCGATCTGATTTCGCTGCCCGACCACCAGCGAATCGAAATGTTGGAAGCGAACGATGCGCTGCGTAAGAAACTGGCGAAACGAAAACTGCCCAAGGCGGAACTGTTCCGCGTGGCGATCGACGATGGTGTCGAACTCGATGCGTGGTGCATCAACCCGCCCAATCACAAGCTGCGAAAAAAGTATCCGCTGTTGATCTATGTTTATGGCGAACCGGCGGGGACCACGGTCCGCGATCGCTGGGGCGGATCGAGTTTTCTGTGGCATCAAATGCTGGCACAGCAAGGCTACGTCGTGATCAGCATCGACAATCGCGGGACGCCTCAGCCGCGGGGACGCGATTGGCGAAAAAGCATCTATCGCAAGATCGGCATCAACGCGCCGCTGGACCAAGCCGCCGCGGTCCGGCAGATCTTGAAGGATCGCAAGGATATCGATCCCGATCGCGTTGGCATCTGGGGTTGGAGCGGTGGCGGTTCGATGTCGCTGTGCGCGATCTTCAAATTCCCCGACCTCTACAAGACAGCGATCGCGATCGCTCCGGTTCCCAACCACCGCTATTACGACACGATCTATCAAGAGCGTTACATGGGATTGCCCAGCGACAATGTCGACGGTTACCAAGAGGGTTCGCCGATTACACACGCCCACAAACTGGAGGGCAATCTGTTGTTGATCCATGGCACCGGCGACGACAACTGCCACTATGCAACCAGCGAGATGTTGATCAACGAATTGATTCGGCACAACAAACCGTTCGACATGTGGGCCTACCCGAACCGCTCGCACAGCATCTCCGAAGGGAAAAATACGACGCGGCATTTGCGGGCGTTGATGACGCGGTACTTGAACGACAAACTTCCAGCAGGCGGACGATAG